GCCACGATCCTGCGTCTCGCGGGCGGACTGCACACGATTTCGGGCCGGATCGCCCTCGAGGCCGAGCTGCACACGCCGCAGATCGTGCAGCGCGTGCGCAAGGACCTCGCGGAACTCTACGGCGTTCGCTCGGAGGCGAAGCAGCTGCCCCCGACCGCGACTCGTCCCGGTGCTCCGCAGTTCCTCGTCCGGGTGCTCGACGGCGAGACGCTCGCCCGTCAGCTCGGCCTGCTCGATCAGCGCCGCCGGCAGATCCGCGGGCTCCCGAACCGACTGACCACGGGCGCGCAGCCCGAGCTCGCCGCGATCTGGCGCGGTGCGTTCCTGGCGCGCGGTGGGATCACGGCGCCGGGTCGCTCCGCGGGCCTCGAGATCATCTGCCCGAGCAACGAGGTCGCCATGGCCCTCGTGGGTGCCGCGGGCCGGATCGGCATCGAGTCCAAGAGCCGCGAGATCCGGGGGCAGAACAAGGTGCTCATCCGCGACGGCGAGGCGATCGGCGAGATGCTCGGTGCGATGGGTGCCGTCGAGTCCCGCGCGAGCTGGGACGAGCTCCGCAAGGCCCGTGAGACCCGCGCGACCGCGAACCGCCTCGTCAACTTCGACGACGCGAACCTCCGGCGCTCGGCCGAGGCATCGGTCGCCGCGTGCGCCCGAGTGGAGCGCGCGCTCGAGATCCTGGGTGACGAGATTCCCGATCACCTCCGGTACGCGGGCGAGCTGCGGTTGCGTCACCGCGAAGCGAGTCTCGACGACCTCGGTGCGCGCGCCGATCCCGTGCTCACCAAGGACGCCGTCGCCGGTCGGATCCGCCGGTTGCTCGCCATGGCCGACAAGGAGGCCGAGACCCGCGGGATCCCGGGCACCGAGTCGAGCCTGCCCGACGACCTCTCGCGGCTGTAGCCCGTCGGCCGCCCGGAGAGCCCCTCGGTCGTCCGTTCGCCAGGGGCGCAAGCGCGTTCGGCACGCGCCGACCGCGCGGGCATAGACTGAAATAACGAATTGTCGACACCGAGGATAGGAGCGCCCATGGCCGCCTACACACTTCCTGACCTTCCCTACGACTATGCTGCGCTTGAGCCGCACATCAGCGGCAAGATCATGCAGCTGCACCACGACAAGCACCACCAGGCCTACGTGACCGGTGCGAACACCGCACTCGAGCAGCTGGCCGAGGCGCGCGACGCGAACAACCTCGCCGCCGTCAACAAGCTCGAGAAGGACGTCGCCTTCAACCTCGGCGGACACGTCAACCACACCATCTTCTGGAACAACCTGTCGCCCGAGGGCGGGGATCGCCCCGAGGGTGAGCTCGCCGCCGCGATCGACGAGTACTTCGGCGACTTCGAGAAGTTCCAGGCGCACTTCACCGCGACCGCCCTCGGCGTCCAGGGCTCCGGCTGGGCCGTTCTCGCCTGGGATGCGCTGGGTCAGCGCGCCAACATCGTGCAGCTGTTCGACCAGCAGGGCAACCTGCCCGCCGGCACCGTCCCGCTGCTGATGCTCGACGTCTGGGAGCACGCGTACTACCTCGACTACCTCAACGTCCGCGCCGACTACGTGAAGGCGTTCTGGAACATCGCGAACTGGCAGGACGTCGCCAAGCGCTTCGAGGCCGCACGGACGCAGACCCCGGGTCTCATCTAGGCACTCCGGTGCGTGTGGGCCGGCTCCGAACGGGGCCGGCCCACACCGCATTCTCCGCGGCCGCCGCGTCAGCCCGGCCGCGCCACGATTCTTCCCGCGCCGTCCTCCACCGAAGGAGCCCCGCCCCGCCATGCGCACCATCGAATCACTGGGATCGCTCGCATCCCGCACCGTCATCGTCCGCTGCGACCTCAACGTTCCGCTCTCCGACGGACGCATCACCGATGATGGGCGCATCCGCGCGTCGCTCGCCACGATCTCCGAATTGCGCGAGGCCGGTGCGAAGATCGTGCTGATCAGCCATCT
Above is a genomic segment from Leucobacter rhizosphaerae containing:
- the whiA gene encoding DNA-binding protein WhiA, producing the protein MPSTVEVKSELVRFPVQRTGERIAEVATILRLAGGLHTISGRIALEAELHTPQIVQRVRKDLAELYGVRSEAKQLPPTATRPGAPQFLVRVLDGETLARQLGLLDQRRRQIRGLPNRLTTGAQPELAAIWRGAFLARGGITAPGRSAGLEIICPSNEVAMALVGAAGRIGIESKSREIRGQNKVLIRDGEAIGEMLGAMGAVESRASWDELRKARETRATANRLVNFDDANLRRSAEASVAACARVERALEILGDEIPDHLRYAGELRLRHREASLDDLGARADPVLTKDAVAGRIRRLLAMADKEAETRGIPGTESSLPDDLSRL
- a CDS encoding superoxide dismutase, which codes for MAAYTLPDLPYDYAALEPHISGKIMQLHHDKHHQAYVTGANTALEQLAEARDANNLAAVNKLEKDVAFNLGGHVNHTIFWNNLSPEGGDRPEGELAAAIDEYFGDFEKFQAHFTATALGVQGSGWAVLAWDALGQRANIVQLFDQQGNLPAGTVPLLMLDVWEHAYYLDYLNVRADYVKAFWNIANWQDVAKRFEAARTQTPGLI